In Anseongella ginsenosidimutans, one genomic interval encodes:
- a CDS encoding efflux RND transporter periplasmic adaptor subunit produces MKTRRALFSNYLYIVIISAVSSCQTLSSKEAGEEAIGDSSSSLLENTLEEPSVRFASVELHTFNKELKSNGTVSATRKAVVAFRQEGTIQDIYVKEGDRVNKGQKLAAIEQETYHRNLAQKKLQLTKARLDFEDLLLRMGYKLKDTAELDREVSQMARIRSGLGQALYDLELAEEELANTVVTAPFSGLIADVQARPYNSTSVAGGRLCTLIDNNNLTVEFPVLESELAFIRKSGRITVSLFNNKEKIYPGRVTSINPRVDNNGMVQVQAFIDNTDNQLLDGMNVRVSINQSVADQLVVPKEAVLDRQGRKVVFTYEDSVAKWNYVEIGLENGTQYTITSGLEPGDMVIYEGNFNLAHDKPVQVKTPGE; encoded by the coding sequence TTGAAGACAAGACGCGCTTTATTTTCCAACTATTTATATATCGTCATTATATCGGCGGTTAGCAGTTGTCAGACTCTTTCTTCAAAGGAGGCCGGAGAGGAGGCGATAGGTGATAGCTCATCATCCTTGCTTGAAAATACTTTGGAAGAACCTTCCGTTAGATTTGCTTCGGTAGAGCTTCATACCTTCAACAAAGAACTCAAAAGCAACGGAACGGTGTCCGCCACAAGAAAAGCAGTCGTTGCGTTCCGGCAGGAAGGCACCATCCAGGATATCTATGTCAAGGAAGGCGACCGGGTAAACAAAGGGCAGAAGCTTGCGGCAATAGAGCAGGAAACATACCATCGGAACTTAGCACAAAAAAAACTTCAGTTGACCAAAGCGCGGCTTGATTTTGAGGATTTGCTGCTGCGGATGGGGTATAAGCTAAAGGATACGGCGGAACTTGACCGGGAAGTCTCGCAAATGGCGCGGATACGCAGCGGATTGGGGCAGGCGCTGTATGATCTGGAGCTGGCGGAAGAGGAACTGGCAAATACGGTGGTAACGGCGCCTTTTTCGGGGTTGATTGCGGATGTGCAGGCGCGGCCTTATAATTCGACGTCGGTAGCCGGGGGTAGGCTTTGTACTTTAATTGACAACAACAACCTGACTGTTGAGTTTCCGGTGCTGGAATCTGAACTGGCTTTTATCCGGAAAAGCGGGCGAATTACTGTTTCATTGTTCAATAACAAAGAGAAGATTTATCCTGGCAGGGTAACTTCCATTAATCCCCGGGTGGATAACAACGGGATGGTGCAGGTTCAGGCTTTCATAGACAATACGGACAATCAGCTCCTGGATGGGATGAATGTCCGGGTAAGCATCAACCAGTCGGTGGCGGACCAGTTGGTGGTTCCTAAGGAGGCGGTGCTGGACCGGCAGGGGAGGAAGGTGGTATTTACGTATGAGGACAGCGTGGCCAAATGGAATTACGTGGAGATTGGTTTGGAGAATGGCACGCAGTACACCATTACTTCCGGGCTGGAACCGGGCGATATGGTGATCTATGAGGGGAATTTCAACCTGGCGCATGATAAACCGGTGCAGGTAAAAACGCCGGGTGAATAA
- a CDS encoding efflux RND transporter permease subunit, with protein MKDGAAKIKIPAFSVIIVFFALCVVGASLVPFLSLQLLPSRTLASATVHCYMPNATPETTELELTTPIEDVLSRIKGIKSMNSLSWSGTSYVNMALDKWTDPEMFRFEAATLLRQLTDKLPENASYPTIYLNRPAENSGSNRAILQYSINGPGSVAEIAARVEESFRPALSSIDGIYDISISGARPRRLEVICRDAVMRQLGIGRNEIAGSLQRALSTAHIGTAAWDETGGRSNIIIKQTEMTPAELLELPVTIKGKRIFRLSELAEVEVVPTPASSYYRINGQNRVSLGIYPEEHVNTLVLAGQIKEEITRIGSTLPPGYRVAEQYDATEFIKEELSKIYLRTGLSVVVLLVFVFILARRVRYLLIIIAGLAANVLLSFIFYYFLGLEIHLYSMAGVTISLGLIIDNMIVIVDDIRHTGKNRIFAAILASTLTALGALSVIFFLEEQQQANLLDFAIAIMISLLVSLPVAYLLIPALLEKFPVPVRRNRVYFKRKRGSVRFSRWYRRQIAFMARFRLAFIFFFVLLFGLPVFLLPEEIEKETIWAKLYNKTLGSDTYSQHIRPVVNKIFGGTLRLFVEGGKGALTMAMTMSSEPPCT; from the coding sequence ATGAAAGACGGCGCAGCGAAAATAAAGATACCTGCTTTTTCAGTGATCATTGTTTTCTTTGCGCTGTGTGTAGTAGGAGCATCGCTGGTTCCTTTTCTCTCCCTGCAATTGCTGCCATCGCGAACGCTGGCTTCGGCCACGGTTCATTGTTATATGCCAAATGCTACGCCGGAAACCACGGAGCTGGAGCTTACTACGCCTATTGAGGATGTTTTGTCGCGCATCAAGGGGATTAAGAGCATGAATTCGCTTTCCTGGAGCGGGACTTCTTATGTGAATATGGCGCTGGATAAGTGGACGGATCCGGAAATGTTCCGGTTTGAGGCGGCTACTTTGCTCCGGCAGTTAACCGATAAGCTTCCCGAAAATGCCAGCTATCCCACTATATATTTAAACCGGCCCGCAGAGAACAGCGGCAGCAACAGGGCTATTCTTCAATATTCGATAAACGGGCCTGGAAGCGTGGCGGAGATCGCAGCGCGTGTAGAGGAAAGTTTTCGTCCTGCGCTTTCTTCGATAGATGGGATTTACGATATATCCATCTCGGGGGCAAGGCCGCGGCGGCTGGAGGTTATTTGCCGGGATGCGGTAATGCGGCAGTTAGGGATTGGCCGGAACGAAATAGCTGGTTCCCTTCAAAGGGCGCTTTCTACGGCGCATATCGGCACGGCGGCCTGGGATGAAACCGGCGGGCGCAGCAATATTATTATAAAGCAAACGGAAATGACACCGGCGGAGCTGCTGGAACTGCCGGTCACCATTAAGGGGAAGCGCATTTTTCGTTTGTCAGAGCTGGCGGAAGTGGAGGTGGTTCCAACGCCGGCTTCTTCCTATTACCGAATCAACGGTCAGAACCGGGTTAGCCTTGGTATTTACCCGGAAGAGCATGTAAACACGCTCGTGCTGGCCGGGCAAATAAAAGAAGAAATTACCCGCATAGGTAGTACCCTTCCGCCGGGATACCGGGTGGCCGAACAATACGACGCTACTGAATTCATTAAGGAAGAACTTAGTAAAATTTACCTGCGCACAGGGCTTTCTGTGGTGGTTTTACTGGTATTTGTATTCATCCTGGCCAGGAGGGTCCGGTATCTGCTGATAATTATTGCCGGCCTGGCGGCCAATGTGCTTCTTTCTTTTATCTTTTATTATTTCCTGGGGCTGGAAATTCATTTGTATTCCATGGCCGGGGTGACTATTTCCCTGGGGCTGATCATTGATAATATGATCGTGATCGTGGATGATATTCGCCATACGGGAAAGAACAGGATCTTTGCGGCTATTCTTGCTTCCACCCTTACCGCGCTGGGGGCGCTGTCGGTAATTTTTTTCCTGGAAGAGCAGCAGCAGGCAAACCTGCTTGATTTCGCGATAGCCATCATGATCAGTTTGCTGGTCTCGCTTCCGGTGGCTTATTTGCTTATCCCCGCCTTACTGGAAAAGTTTCCTGTTCCTGTCAGGAGAAACCGGGTGTATTTCAAAAGAAAAAGAGGGTCGGTCCGTTTCAGCAGATGGTACCGGAGACAGATCGCTTTTATGGCCCGTTTTCGCCTTGCATTTATTTTCTTCTTTGTGTTGCTGTTTGGTTTGCCTGTTTTTCTGCTGCCTGAAGAAATTGAAAAGGAGACAATCTGGGCAAAATTATACAATAAGACGCTTGGAAGCGATACCTATAGCCAGCATATCCGCCCGGTGGTGAACAAAATATTTGGCGGGACGCTTCGCCTTTTTGTGGAGGGAGGAAAGGGGGCGCTAACTATGGCAATGACAATGAGCAGCGAACCACCCTGCACGTGA
- a CDS encoding efflux RND transporter permease subunit, producing MNITMPNGATLEQMNAVTEEFEQYLRGFPQLDVFTASVSGPNQARIAIYFKEAYEHGFPFHLKQLLESKAILSGAADFGVYGVGQGFSNALRMENFDSSITVKGYNYDQVYEYASLVRDSLMQYARVKDIVITTQDRWSYRSHYEFEIDVNRPQALALAGTNKSRITSYLGSATEHYSTIGAMILENERVPVIVRSNKGQVAPVWNIMNAPVSGNGQVAGNPNTFTRLGNMSVIEKHKVGEGIYKENREYLLNVHYLFIGTYTLNALVKEKVVNSVNEMLPFGYKAYSPGGRNPFGGDGDYRYLWMLLLVLCIIYAICAILLESLLQPLAVICMIPFSFIGVFLTFYWLNLSFGQGGYASLLMLSGLVTNAALYIINDINFLRKKHSKRIISARDIFVEAYNHKIIPVSITTASAILGLLPFMLAGEESGFWFTLSAGTIGGLVFSVAGVYLLLPLFFSKKQRSQKTGYD from the coding sequence GTGAATATCACGATGCCCAACGGCGCCACCCTGGAGCAGATGAATGCGGTCACGGAAGAGTTTGAGCAATACCTGCGCGGGTTTCCCCAACTGGACGTGTTTACGGCTTCGGTTTCGGGCCCTAACCAGGCGCGGATTGCCATCTATTTTAAGGAAGCATACGAACATGGATTTCCCTTTCACCTGAAGCAGCTGCTGGAAAGCAAGGCCATTCTATCTGGCGCGGCTGATTTTGGCGTATATGGGGTGGGACAGGGATTCAGCAATGCGCTGCGTATGGAGAACTTTGATTCCAGCATTACCGTGAAGGGCTATAACTATGACCAGGTTTACGAGTATGCCTCCCTGGTGAGGGACTCACTGATGCAGTATGCCCGTGTAAAGGACATTGTGATTACTACTCAGGACCGCTGGAGCTACCGCTCGCATTACGAGTTTGAAATTGATGTGAACCGGCCGCAGGCACTGGCGCTGGCCGGGACAAATAAAAGCAGGATTACTTCCTACCTGGGAAGTGCGACTGAACACTATTCCACCATAGGCGCTATGATCCTTGAAAATGAGCGGGTTCCGGTAATTGTGCGTTCGAATAAAGGGCAGGTTGCGCCGGTGTGGAACATTATGAATGCGCCGGTTTCAGGGAATGGGCAGGTAGCAGGTAACCCGAATACATTTACCCGGCTGGGCAATATGAGTGTGATTGAGAAGCATAAGGTAGGGGAGGGAATTTATAAGGAGAACAGGGAATACCTGCTGAATGTCCACTATCTCTTTATTGGTACCTATACGTTGAATGCGCTGGTAAAGGAAAAGGTCGTGAACTCGGTAAACGAGATGCTGCCTTTTGGTTATAAAGCGTATAGCCCGGGCGGAAGAAATCCTTTTGGCGGGGACGGCGACTATCGTTACCTGTGGATGCTCCTTCTGGTATTGTGCATCATTTATGCGATATGTGCTATCCTGCTGGAGTCCCTGCTGCAGCCGCTTGCGGTGATCTGCATGATCCCGTTTTCGTTTATCGGGGTATTCCTCACATTTTACTGGCTGAATCTGAGCTTCGGGCAGGGCGGATACGCTTCCCTGCTGATGCTGAGCGGCCTGGTGACAAATGCGGCGCTGTATATTATCAACGATATTAACTTTCTCCGGAAAAAGCATTCGAAACGGATCATTTCGGCCAGGGATATATTTGTGGAAGCCTATAATCATAAGATCATCCCCGTGAGCATTACTACGGCTTCGGCGATCCTTGGCCTGCTGCCTTTCATGCTGGCGGGTGAGGAGAGCGGTTTTTGGTTTACGCTGTCTGCGGGGACGATTGGCGGGCTCGTATTTTCGGTCGCAGGTGTATACTTGCTGTTGCCCTTATTCTTCTCGAAAAAACAGAGATCTCAAAAAACAGGATATGATTAG